The following are encoded in a window of Peromyscus leucopus breed LL Stock chromosome X, UCI_PerLeu_2.1, whole genome shotgun sequence genomic DNA:
- the LOC114697609 gene encoding LOW QUALITY PROTEIN: dual specificity phosphatase 21-like (The sequence of the model RefSeq protein was modified relative to this genomic sequence to represent the inferred CDS: inserted 1 base in 1 codon): protein MEQDNLYDLSQITNSLFISNAVVANDKLALSNNHITTIINASVEAVNAFFEDIQYVQVPVSGAPNAYLYDFFDXIADHIHAVEMRNGRVLLHCTSGVSGSAAFCLAYLMKYHNMTLLDAHTWTKSCRPIIRPNNCFWEQLIHYEFKLFSKNTVRMINSPMGLIPNIYEKEAHVMEPI, encoded by the exons ATGGAACAGGACAACCTTTATGACCTCTCTCAAATAACTAACAGTCTTTTTATCAGTAATGCTGTGGTCGCTAACGACAAACTCGCCCTGTCCAACAACCATATCACCACAATTATCAATGCCTCGGTAGAAGCAGTGAATGCGTTCTTTGAAGACATTCAGTACGTGCAAGTGCCGGTGAGTGGTGCTCCCAACGCCTACCTCTATGATTTTTTCG CCATAGCTGATCACATCCACGCCGTGGAAATGAGGAATGGCCGCGTGCTGCTGCACTGTACCTCAGGAGTGAGCGGCTCAGCAGCCTTCTGCCTTGCCTATCTCATGAAATACCACAACATGACGCTGCtggatgcacacacatggaccaAGTCCTGCCGACCCATCATTCGTCCCAACAACTGCTTTTGGGAGCAACTTATTCATTACGAGTTCAAGCTATTTAGTAAGAATACTGTGCGCATGATCAACTCTCCTATGGGTCTGATCCCTAACATCTATGAAAAGGAGGCCCATGTAATGGAGCCAATATGa